From a single Capsicum annuum cultivar UCD-10X-F1 chromosome 12, UCD10Xv1.1, whole genome shotgun sequence genomic region:
- the LOC107850833 gene encoding uncharacterized protein LOC107850833, producing the protein MMEMEYSCRRSNGVQIPVFGEWDKANEMPITQYFESARQAGLIRDSCHSSQEQNPHLYFQQPHFSAFPHTKTKGAIAKKRCPEQKWTGKVEKVRNESGPQRQTMKSAQRPTNAKPVDEDLYKIPPHLLPGYKRKRMFGFFSRCLAPPCKA; encoded by the exons ATGATGGAAATG GAGTACTCATGTAGAAGATCAAATGGAGTGCAGATTCCAGTATTTGGAGAGTGGGACAAGGCAAACGAGATGCCAATCACCCAGTATTTCGAGTCCGCCAGACAAGCTGGGTTGATACGCGACAGCTGCCATTCTTCACAAGAACAAAATCCTCACCTGTATTTCCAGCAACCTCACTTTTCTGCTTTCCCTCACACAAAG ACAAAAGGAGCAATAGCTAAGAAGAGGTGTCCTGAGCAGAAATGGACAGGAAAAGTAGAAAAAGTAAGGAATGAAAGTGGGCCTCAAAGACAGACAATGAAGTCGGCCCAGCGGCCTACTAATGCTAAACCTGTGGACGAAGATCTCTACAAAATCCCTCCTCATCTTCTTCCAGGCTATAAGCGA AAGAGAATGTTTGGTTTCTTCTCAAGATGCCTTGCTCCGCCTTGCAAGGCATAG
- the LOC107850832 gene encoding U-box domain-containing protein 9: MAKTTVDSGGGLPAAAKAADEMKRELQRAVNSIIEDDNYSLEANDRAMQCLCALKDLKLKPNFDISTFSLSLPVPPHEFVCPLSNQLMKDPVVLASGQTYDRLFIQKWLKDGNRTCPETKQVLSHSVLTSNHLVRKMISQWCQKHGIELPSPSLDENQDIITNADRYRLNSLLEILSSSNIREQKKAAKQVRMLTKQIPSLRAVFGECSDPVTKLLNPLLSGNVSNHPDLQEDLITTVLNISIHDNNKKLVAENPVVIPLLIESLKFGTLETRSNSAAALFTLSALDSNKHNIVKAGALKPLVDLLDEGQPLAMKDAASAIFNLSVVHENKSKAVSEGTIKVIMKKIIERILVDELLAILALLSNHHKAIEEMGELGAVSCLLSIIKEDTSEHNKENCIAILYTVCYNDRTKLKEIWIDESTHGTISNLARSGTSRAKRKASGILERLDRYVSLVHTT, translated from the exons ATGGCGAAGACCACCGTAGACAGCGGAGGAGGATTGCCGGCTGCGGCTAAAGCGGCGGATGAAATGAAAAGAGAGTTACAGAGAGCGGTGAATTCTATAATTGAAGATGATAATTACTCTTTAGAAGCCAACGATCGAGCCATGCAGTGTTTGTGTGCCCTAAAAGACTTGAAATTGAAACCTAATTTCGATATAAGCACCTTTTCTTTGAGTCTACCAGTCCCACCCCATGAATTTGTTTGCCCACTTTCGAATCAGCTTATGAAAGACCCTGTTGTTTTGGCTTCTGGTCAG ACATATGATAGACTATTTATTCAAAAGTGGCTGAAGGATGGCAATCGAACCTGCCCTGAAACAAAGCAGGTTCTCTCACATTCAGTTCTCACCTCAAATCATCTAGTGAGAAAAATGATTTCACAGTGGTGCCAGAAGCACGGAATTGAGCTGCCCAGCCCTTCCCTTGATGAGAACCAGGATATAATCACAAACGCAGACCGATATCGTTTAAATTCACTGCTTGAGATATTGTCCTCTAGTAATATTCGAGAGCAGAAAAAGGCTGCAAAACAAGTTCGGATGCTGACTAAACAGATTCCATCTCTACGGGCTGTTTTCGGAGAGTGCAGTGACCCTGTTACCAAATTGCTAAATCCTCTCTTGTCTGGAAATGTGAGTAATCATCCAGATCTTCAAGAAGATTTGATCACAACTGTTCTTAACATCTCAATACATGACAACAATAAAAAGCTTGTAGCAGAAAATCCTGTTGTCATTCCTTTACTTATCGAGTCTTTGAAGTTTGGAACACTTGAAACAAGAAGCAACTCTGCTGCTGCTCTCTTCACATTATCAGCACTTGATTCAAACAAGCATAATATTGTGAAGGCAGGTGCTCTCAAGCCTTTAGTCGACCTCTTGGATGAGGGACAACCGTTGGCCATGAAAGATGCTGCTTCAGCGATTTTTAACCTCAGTGTTGTCCATGAAAATAAGAGTAAAGCTGTTTCTGAAGGAACAATAAAGGTGATTATGAAGAAGATCATTGAGCGCATACTCGTTGATGAATTGTTAGCTATTCTTGCCCTGTTGTCCAATCATCACAAGGCTATCGAGGAGATGGGAGAGCTGGGCGCAGTCTCTTGTCTCCTCAGTATCATTAAGGAGGACACAAGTGAGCACAACAAGGAGAACTGTATCGCGATTCTCTACACAGTGTGTTATAATGACCGAACAAAGTTGAAAGAGATCTGGATTGATGAGAGTACACATGGGACCATATCTAATCTTGCTCGAAGCGGGACATCTAGAGCCAAGAGAAAGGCGAGTGGCATTCTTGAGCGGCTGGACAGATATGTTTCTCTTGTGCACACTACTTGA